Proteins encoded together in one Theileria parva strain Muguga chromosome 3 map unlocalized ctg_530, whole genome shotgun sequence window:
- a CDS encoding Papain family cysteine protease family protein, protein MVSSVVSNPNERLVNNRVENDLESSDDTLSTQAKPVSRLLTRKLLLGVVVLFFLAGVSVVSYFLFSKYKMLNKFKRELDDHLTKDFPNLERSKRDTCFDELTRLFGDGFLSDDPKLEYEVYREFEEFNSKYNRRHATQQERLNRLVTFRSNYLEVKEQKGDEPYVKGINRFSDLTEREFYKMFPVNEFSYSDLPYKDHILDNVSNPTYLKNLKKALNTVEDVDPRNLTGENLDWRRADGVTKVKDQVMDECYSCWAFSTVASVESLYRIYRDETVDLSEQELVDCDKLSGGCFTGSPFTAMEYVCSKGLSSSRDVPYRAKVGKCSYGKYKKKFVNTYFVASGLDILNKSLVVSPTVVPINLSREFLTYQSGVYNGSCGHYPNHVVVLVGEGFDEKTGLRYWVLKNSWGPDWGENGFLRLARPKGMDNKCGVLSVGLTPVLYSS, encoded by the exons ATGGTTAGTTCCGTTGTTTCTAACCCGAATGAACGCCTTGTTAATAACAGGGTCGAGAATGATTTGGAGTCGTCTGATGATACTTTATCTACTCAGGCCAAGCCTGTTTCTCGTTTATTGACTAGGAAACTCCTTTTGGGTGTTGTCgttttattctttttgGCTGGCGTTTCCGTCGTTTCTTACTTTCTCTTTAGTAAATACAAGATGTTAAATAAGTTTAAGAGGGAGTTGGATGACCACTTGACTAAGGATTTTCCGAACCTAGAAAGGTCTAAACGTGACACTTGTTTCGACGAGTTGACTAGACTCTTTGGTGACGGTTTCCTATCTGACGATCCTAAACTTGAATACGAGGTTTACCGTgaatttgaagaatttAACTCCAAATACAACAGACGTCATGCCACTCAGCAGGAGCGTCTCAACAGACTCGTCACTTTCCGCTCTAACTATCTCGAGGTTAAAGAACAAAAGG gtGATGAACCATATGTCAAGGGTATCAACAGATTCAGTGACCTCACTGAAAGAGAATTCTACAAAATGTTCCCGGTTAACGAATTTTCTTATTCCGATTTACCTTACAAGGATCATATATTAGATAACGTTTCTAATCCtacatatttaaaaaatttaaagaagGCTCTAAATACAGTTGAGGACGTTGACCCTAGAAATCTAACGGGAGAAAATCTTGATTGGAGAAGGGCTGACGGAGTTACTAAAGTCAAGGACCAAGTTATGGACGAATGTTATTCATGCTGGGCATTTTCTACTGTGGCCTCAGTTGAAAGTTTATATAGAATTTACAGGGATGAAACTGTTGATTTGAGTGAGCAGGAGTTGGTCGATTGTGACAAATTAAGCGGTGGTTGTTTCACAGGTTCACCTTTTACTGCTATGGAATACGTCTGCTCCAAAGGCTTATCATCCTCGAGAGATGTTCCATATAGAGCTAAAGTTGGAAAGTGCAGTTAtggaaaatataaaaagaaatttgtaaatacATACTTTGTAGCAAGTGGACTggatattttaaataaatcacTTGTGGTTTCACCAACAGTTGTtccaattaatttatcacgtgaatttttaacataCCAAAGTGGTGTTTATAATGGAAGCTGTGGACACTACCCAAATCATGTAGTCGTGTTGGTAGGTGAAGGATTCGATGAAAAAACAGGTCTTAGGTACTGGGTTCTCAAGAACTCTTGGGGTCCAGATTGGGGAGAAAACGGCTTCCTGAGATTGGCGCGTCCTAAGGGCATGGATAACAAGTGTGGAGTACTGTCAGTGGGTTTAACGCCAGTGTTATACTCATCCTAG
- a CDS encoding EamA-like transporter family protein — translation MANWDLNVEDPNTNSEIPLIPCTCEQRCSNEFCEVCGKSGPESSENSTFSWISRNCHPVVLANLLMVLSIFLYSANSVIVKEFIVLGGTGSSFLFLRSIISIPFLIFLTYGLKLNQKRPIIVLTEDKKVNNTMLAGCFSGAIRQSLLPFIMENSEASTIGILSPSIPIFTAIFSHLFKIEKILPVTIFCLFLSFVGVFLGLDLYNKFDDTTEVSYLLLLLIPITKSFQVVFLKMSSDKFDSISLLRNQVAVSIIVCLPGSIFNSIWKLKSVKLALHSLIHYNFKQILCSLYSVVAILLIAWRIQIYCLKVIGANAVSIFQTLRPFFTMILGFIILGEPITLKKTIGSVIVCVALVVYQKSRVRASDQQ, via the exons ATGGCGAATTGGGATTTGAACGTGGAAGATCCAAATACCAATTCAGAAATACCATTAATCCCATGTACATGTGAACAACGTTGCTCAAATGAATTTTGTGAAGTTTGCGGTAAGAGCGGCCCAGAATCTTCAGAAAATTCGACATTTTCATGGATTTCAAGAAACTGCCATCCAGTAGTTTTGGCAAATTTGTTAATGGTGTTGTCAATATTTCTATACTCAG CAAATTCAGTGATCGTAAAGGAGTTCATAGTACTAGGAGGCACAGGCTCCTCATTCCTATTCCTGAGATCAATAATAAGTATCCcatttctaatttttttaacttatGGACTAAAACTTAACCAGAAAAGACCAATAATAGTCTTAACTGAGGATAAAAAGGTCAATAATACAATGCTTGCCGGTTGTTTTTCAGGCGCAATTCGACAGTCACTGTTACCGTTTATTATGGAAAATTCAGAAGCTTCAACCATCGGAATACTCTCACCATCAATTCCAATCTTCACAGCAATATTCTCGCATTTGTtcaaaattgaaaaaatacttCCAGTTACAATATTTTGTTTGTTTTTGTCATTTGTCGGAGTCTTCTTAGGACTTgatttatacaataaatttgatg ACACCACGGAAGTCTCTTACCTCTTGTTACTATTAATCCCAATCACTAAATCATTCCAA gtagtatttttaaaaatgtctagtgataaatttgattcaATTTCACTGTTGAGGAATCAAGTCGCAGTATCAATAATAGTGTGCCTTCCAGGCTCAATTTTTAACTCAATTTGGAAACTCAAATCAGTAAAACTAGCATTACACTCACTTATACATTACaatt TTAAGCAAATATTGTGTTCACTGTATTCTGTCGTTGcaatattgttaatagCTTGGAGAATACAAATTTACTGTCTTAAG gTGATTGGAGCGAATGCCGTGTCAATATTCCAAACACTTAGGCCATTCTTTACAATGATACTAGGGTTCATAATATTAGGAGAGCCAATCACGCTGAAGAAGACTATAGGCTCAGTTATAGTCTGTGTAGCTCTGGTGGTGTATCAGAAGTCGAGAGTCAGGGCCTCTGACCAACAGTAG
- a CDS encoding Papain family cysteine protease family protein, whose translation MVSSVVSNPNERLVNNRVENDLESSDDTLSTQAKPVSRLLTRKLLLGVVVLFFLAGVSVVSYFLFSKYKMLNKFKRELDDHLTKDFPNLERSKRDTCFDELTRLFGDGFLSDDPKLEYEVYREFEEFNSKYNRRHATQQERLNRLVTFRSNYLEVKEQKGDEPYVKGINRFSDLTEREFYKLFPVMKPPKATYSNGYYLLSHMANKTYLKNLKKALNTDEDVDLAKLTGENLDWRRSSSVTSVKDQSNCGGCWAFSTVGSVEGYYMSHFDKSYELSVQELLDCDSFSNGCQGGLLESAYEYVRKYGLVSAKDLPFVDKARRCSVPKAKKVSVPSYHVFKGKEVMTRSLTSSPCSVYLSVSPELAKYKSGVFTGECGKSLNHAVVLVGEGYDEVTKKRYWVVQNSWGTDWGENGYMRLERTNMGTDKCGVLDTSMSAFEL comes from the exons ATGGTTAGTTCCGTTGTTTCTAACCCGAATGAACGCCTTGTTAATAACAGGGTCGAGAATGATTTGGAGTCGTCTGATGATACTTTATCTACTCAGGCCAAGCCTGTTTCTCGTTTATTGACTAGGAAACTCCTTTTGGGTGTTGTCgttttattctttttgGCTGGCGTTTCCGTCGTTTCTTACTTTCTCTTTAGTAAATACAAGATGTTAAATAAGTTTAAGAGGGAGTTGGATGACCACTTGACTAAGGATTTTCCGAACCTAGAAAGGTCTAAACGTGACACTTGTTTCGACGAGTTGACTAGACTCTTTGGTGACGGTTTCCTATCTGACGATCCTAAACTTGAATACGAGGTTTACCGTgaatttgaagaatttAACTCCAAATACAACAGACGTCATGCCACTCAGCAGGAGCGTCTCAACAGACTCGTCACTTTCCGCTCTAACTATCTCGAGGTTAAAGAACAAAAGG gtGATGAACCATATGTCAAGGGTATCAACAGATTCAGTGACCTCACTGAAAGAGAATTCTACAAATTGTTCCCAGTAATGAAACCACCAAAGGCAACATATTCTAATGGTTACTACCTATTATCCCACATGGCAAACAAGACTTACCTGAAGAACCTGAAAAAGGCCTTAAACACTGATGAAGATGTTGACCTCGCTAAACTCACTGGTGAGAATCTTGACTGGAGGAGATCTTCATCAGTTACTTCTGTTAAGGACCAGAGTAACTGTGGTGGCTGCTGGGCATTCTCAACTGTAGGTTCAGTTGAGGGCTATTACATGTCTCACTTTGACAAGAGTTACGAACTCAGTGTCCAAGAATTATTGGACTGTGACAGTTTTAGCAACGGATGCCAAGGTGGTTTATTGGAATCGGCCTATGAATATGTTAGAAAGTACGGTTTAGTATCAGCCAAAGACTTGCCTTTTGTAGACAAGGCTAGAAGATGTTCCGTACCAAAGGCCAAAAAGGTCAGTGTACCATCATACCATGTTTTCAAGGGGAAAGAAGTCATGACTAGATCCCTCACTTCCTCGCCCTGCTCTGTATATCTATCTGTTTCACCCGAACTTGCCAAGTATAAATCTGGTGTTTTCACTGGTGAATGCGGCAAATCACTTAACCACGCAGTTGTGCTGGTAGGTGAAGGCTACGATGAAGTCACCAAAAAGAGATACTGGGTTGTACAAAACTCCTGGGGAACTGATTGGGGCGAAAACGGCTATATGAGACTAGAAAGAACTAACATGGGAACGGATAAATGCGGTGTTCTTGACACCTCAATGTCTGCATTTGAACtttaa
- a CDS encoding ATPase family associated with various cellular activities (AAA) family protein produces the protein MSSLKLDLVFLFSNPVIANPVESLHFKVLESLLKHILLNKPVSEFEISFFRLRFLSTSQLNEAFQTLERVCQLVGLSLSDISLRFEDEDLLKAPESTKLTPKPPSKVDLKGNQKVDLKSNQKVDLKSTQKVDLKGTQKVDLKSVPNVNIESKSEFEREMCSIFLNTLKYKHLFDSYGIDGYNNILIYGTNSGNIFIDWFKSVQEKVNFDSEGNECSKTLQLSVIRFSEILMPYFGESEQKLRFMFDFAIENACDGVLCICLEGLHNFTNSKDVSADLDRRILSTLLLLLDGVSKKAPVSDVSIIIVASTEDDPAKLDEALLRPGRLDRIYELTNYNT, from the exons ATGTCTAGTTTGAAGTTAGATTTGGTGTTTTTGTTCTCGAATCCTGTTATCGCGAATCCTGTGGAATCACTCCATTTTAAGGTTCTAGAGTCTCTTTTAAAGCATATTTTACTCAATAAACCCGTTTCTGAGTTTGAAATTTCCTTTTTTAGACTAAGATTCCTCAGCACATCTCAGTTAAATGAAGCTTTTCAGACTCTTGAGAGGGTTTGCCAGTTAGTGGGATTATCTTTATCAGATATTTCCCTGAGATTCG AAGATGAAGATTTACTTAAGGCTCCTGAATCCACTAAACTAACTCCGAAACCTCCTTCCAAAGTTGATTTAAAGGGTAATCAAAAGGTTGATTTAAAGAGTAATCAAAAGGTTGATTTGAAGAGTACTCAAAAGGTTGATTTAAAGGGTACTCAAAAGGTTGATTTGAAGAGTGTTCCTAATGTTAATATTGAGTCTAAGTCAGAATTTGAACGTGAAATGTGTAGTATTTTCCTCAATACTCTGAAGTATAAACACCTGTTCGATTCTTACGGTATTGATGGatacaataatatactaatttatGGCACTAATTCTGGGAATATTTTCATTGACTGGTTCAAGTCTGTACAGgaaaaagttaattttgaCTCTGAAGGTAACGAGTGTTCCAAAACTTTGCAACTGAGTGTGATTAGGTTTTCTGAGATTTTAATGCCGTACTTTGGCGAAAGTGAGCAGAAGCTTAGGTTTATGTTCGATTTTGCAATTGAAAACGCTTGTGACGGCGTATTATGTATTTGTCTTGAAGGTCTTCATAACTTCACTAACTCAAAAGATGTTTCTGCTGATTTGGATAGGAGAATTTTATCAACTCTTTTACTACTTCTTGATGGAGTTAGTAAGAAAGCACCAGTCTCAGACGTCTCAATTATCATAGTTGCTTCCACTGAAGATGATCCCGCTAAACTGGATGAAGCTCTATTACGTCCGGGAAGACTTGATCGCATCTACGAGCTTACCAACTATAATACTTAG
- the der gene encoding GTPase domain protein, with protein sequence MYVSLIGRSNVGKSRLFNSILAQAGKASNILKSIVSEKPGTTRDSKQAQFYLKGNKITLVDTGGFEAFLTKTQKREDSTLSKIIERETHKAVRSSNLIFFVLDGSEGVTPLDVHLAEKLRNWLDQAHIKPEVKLVINKLENKGSDEYYEALSDCLSDCHTLYMGEPVFVSAQERSGIDKLTGIMESMLPNKETRKLEDLAIMPKIHAEEPENTQELEEELEDIEDLHNHFEIEKSLRVCNTVKGNYRPSDRWIKLLNNVCGIPFISKEEGEYVIPSIHSPSERLANLYLSDNHETQPVTPSDELVNLTLNNSFETTSSENTDELGKDTHKLDEKNTFSHQTIGELDKENPNCRLVNNSEETEYPNLDSSKDPNLQTEHPNLESEQPNLEENKAKPKTKIVDDVINPINLLVLGSMDSNRDKLLSMLCENYGETEFSDTSPNWHSFYSNWPVKVKDQEVIQPVEIVVSSPLNLGGSIGKSAVLQTLSLLRKCDFVLFCINNEDENRKSQDETKKVTLSKREIAWLSRAIRFNKPIAIAALVREGYKNCKLFLNKDYPLSFEFQNIPIVPVFPSGNPAKKSIKRLKNDITSLLHMSKQMIETSTLNSWLRAFIAKWPPPWKDGSKINLKFAAQVRSSPPTFVLWSNVFATFPQHYLRQLKLALSEEFGFLGIPLKFVLKTTFKYKPNSNKLKSIKLKRQLFN encoded by the coding sequence ATGTATGTGTCATTAATTGGAAGGTCAAATGTAGGAAAGTCGCGACTGTTTAACTCAATCCTAGCGCAGGCAGGGAAGGCCTCGAACATACTCAAGTCGATAGTCTCGGAAAAACCAGGAACGACCAGAGATTCCAAACAAGCACAATTTTACCTGAAAggaaataaaataacattagtGGATACAGGAGGATTTGAAGCTTTCCTGACGAAAACCCAGAAAAGAGAAGATTCCACACTCTCCAAGATCATTGAGAGAGAAACGCACAAGGCAGTGAGAAGTTCAAACCTGATTTTTTTTGTTCTGGATGGATCTGAAGGAGTTACTCCGCTGGATGTCCACCTGGctgaaaaattaagaaaCTGGCTTGACCAGGCACACATTAAGCCTGAAGTCAAACTAGTGATCAATAAACTAGAGAATAAAGGATCAGATGAGTATTACGAAGCTCTAAGTGACTGTTTATCAGACTGTCACACCCTGTACATGGGTGAACCCGTGTTTGTGAGTGCTCAGGAACGCTCAGGGATAGATAAGCTTACAGGAATTATGGAAAGTATGCTTCCAAATAAGGAGACCAGAAAACTTGAGGATTTGGCAATAATGCCAAAAATACACGCTGAAGAGCCTGAAAATACTCAGGAGTTGGAAGAAGAATTGGAAGATATTGAGGATCTTCATAACCACTTTGAGATTGAGAAATCACTCAGAGTCTGTAATACAGTGAAGGGAAACTATAGACCAAGTGACAGATGGATTAAACTTCTTAATAACGTGTGTGGAATACCATTTATCAGTAAAGAAGAGGGTGAATATGTCATTCCTTCAATTCACTCACCTTCAGAAAGATTAGCAAATCTATATTTATCAGATAATCATGAAACTCAACCTGTAACTCCCAGTGACGAGTTAGTAAATCTAACTTTAAATAACTCTTTTGAAACTACTTCTTCTGAGAATACAGATGAACTAGGTAAGGATACACATAAATTAGATGAAAAGAACACCTTTTCACACCAAACTATAGGTGAATTAGATAAAGAAAATCCAAATTGTAgattagtaaataactcTGAGGAGACTGAATACCCTAATTTAGATTCCAGTAAGGATCCAAATTTACAAACTGAACACCCAAATTTAGAGTCCGAACAACCAAATTTAGAAGAAAATAAAGCAAAACCTAAAACAAAGATAGTGGATGATGTAATAAATCcgataaatttattagtgTTGGGAAGTATGGATAGTAATAGAGATAAGTTATTATCAATGCTTTGTGAGAATTACGGCGAAACTGAATTCTCAGATACTTCGCCAAATTGGCATTCATTTTATTCCAACTGGCCAGTAAAAGTGAAAGATCAGGAGGTAATACAGCCAGTAGAAATTGTAGTTTCGTCACCTTTGAACTTGGGAGGAAGTATAGGGAAATCAGCTGTACTACAGACACTTTCACTTCTTAGAAAGTGTGATTTCGTACTTTTCTGTATAAATAACGAGGACGAGAATAGGAAATCGCAGGATGAGACTAAGAAAGTGACCTTGTCAAAGAGAGAAATCGCATGGCTTTCAAGAGCAATAAGGTTTAATAAACCTATAGCAATCGCAGCCTTGGTTAGAGAAGGGTATAAaaactgtaaattatttcttaATAAGGACTATCCACTCAGTTTTGAGTTTCAAAACATACCAATTGTTCCAGTGTTTCCCTCAGGAAATCCCGCTAAAAAGTCAattaaaagattaaaaaatgacaTAACATCACTGTTACACATGAGTAAGCAGATGATTGAGACTAGTACTTTGAATTCATGGCTTAGAGCTTTTATCGCAAAGTGGCCTCCACCTTGGAAAGACGGTTCAAagattaatttaaagtttgCAGCCCAGGTAAGGTCAAGTCCTCCGACATTTGTCCTTTGGTCAAATGTATTTGCCACCTTCCCTCAGCATTACTTGAGACAGTTGAAATTGGCACTTTCAGAGGAGTTTGGTTTTTTAGGTATCCCACTCAAATTCGTACTCAAAACCACATTTAAGTATAAGCCAAACTCCAACAAATTAAAGTCAATTAAACTCAAACGTCAACTCTTCAACTAA